The Kogia breviceps isolate mKogBre1 chromosome 8, mKogBre1 haplotype 1, whole genome shotgun sequence DNA window gttgtgtgagtgtgtgtatgtgttgtgtgtgtgtgtgttgtgttttttttgtgtgagcgtgtgtgtgttgtgtgtgtgtgagttgtgtgtgagttgtgtgtgttgtgtgtgtgttgtgtgagtgagtgtgtcgGTGCACACACACAGTGTTGGTGGTTCAAAGTATCAGACAGCTCTGCCCTCACAGTTTGGAGGCCAGGTGTCTGAAATCAGGTGCTGTCGGGAAGCGAACACAGTGCATGTCCCGAACCAGTGACGTCTGCGGCCCGGGACACGCTGCCGAGCGGGCTCTTcctaggctggggctggggcctcGCTGTGACCTCTGCCCCCCGGATCCCGCGCACCCTCCGGTCCGATTGTCCAGCGTTCCagcgggtcgtgtgagttgcagaACCATCTCCGTGACCGTGGCCGCTTCGGTTTGCTCGAGTCGCACCTGGTATTTGCAGTCAGAACGCTGACTGGCCCCGATGCTCAGACAGAAAAAGCTGCCCCCGCGACTCCGGCTCCCCGAGGGTCTGGGGCAGAACTGGCCCCGCAGTGTCCTTGGGCTGCGTCGCTCAGACAGGAGGACAAAGCGACCGAAACTCGTGAAGGGGAAGAGAAAACCGGTGGAAGATGCGCTGAGAGCTACTCATCTGACCCTGTAAATGCCTTAATTCTGGGAGGAATCTGAGGGTCTGTGTGTCATTTCATTAACAGGGAGTGAAAGGACAAAACCACAGCTGCTGGGCTGTCACAAAACCTGCGTTTTAATAAGATATTCAAGCCTAGCGTGTACCCTTTACAGCAGATAGATATCGCCCCTCCCTAGGAGGTAAGTAGCCTCTGGGGAGAAGCTGCCAGGGGAGGACCCTGCCCTCTTAGAGGCCTTCGGGGAGCCCTGGAAGCTGAGGAAGGACAGGACGCAGGCGGGGCCTCGATGGGGTGCAGGCCGGGGCAGGGGGCCGCCCCCGGGCCCTTGCTCACACGGGACCCTCCTCCCTCCACTTCCACCCGGAGCGACCCCCCGCCCCGTTTCTTACAATCGGGTTCAAGCTTCCCTCCTCGAGGAGGATTTCCCTGACGGCTGTCCCCACTCGCAGCAGCCAATGGGACGGGTCGCCTCTGGCCTGTGCCTCCAACTCTCCCAATAAATGCAAGATGCAGGGGCCGGGGAGCCAGGCATGGTCTCTGATTTCCCGCCCCACGCTCCCTGCAGCGAGGCCACGGCTGCTCACCTCCCTCTTCCTATTCTCCTGGAAGGCAGAGAGCCAAAGTCCAGCAGAAAGAACCCCCATCCCTTCCCAGCCCCCCAGTCCTGGCCCCTTCTGAGGCTGCGTTACTGGCAGCGACCACCAGGGGACAGGGCACGCCCAGGAACAGGACTTGGACCTACGCCAGGCCTGGGGAGGGCTGAgcgttcccttttcaccacaccctttctagcatttattctttctagattttttgatgatggccattctgaccggtgtgaggtgatacctcattgtagttttgatttgcatttctctaataattagtgatactgagcatcttttcatgtgcctcttggccatctgtatgtcttccttggtgaaacgtctatttaggtcttctgcccatttttaaattggattgtttgttcttttgatattgagctccatgagctgtttgtatattttggagattaatcctttgcctgttgtttcatttgctaatattttctcccattctgagggttgtctttctgtctggtttatggtttcctttgctgtgaaaaagcttttaagtttaattaactcccatttgtttatttttgtttttatttcctttactttaggaggtgggtcaaaaaagatcttgctgtggtttatgtcaaaaagtgtttttcctacgtttccctctaagagttttatagtgtctggtcttacatttaggtctttaatccattttgagtttattttcatgtgtgGTGTTATgtagtgttctgatttcattctttttaaacccAAGTTTTAGCTAGCTCATCAGCAAATCCTACCAACAGGTGAATTCACAACCTTACCAGATCTCTCATGGAAAAGCTGGAGTACTGATCAGTCCTCAGGATTGAAATGGGGACATTTGGGCAACGCTGGACGCCTCAGGTACCCTGAACACCCAACCTCATCAAGTCTCACTTTGAGAAATCACTCCCTCCTCCCTTGGCTGATAAGGCTGTGCCTTGCTTGAAGACTCTTATCTGAGGAAGTCACCTCCAAGGAAAAGCCAGTCTCCTCAAACtcacccccatctcaccttgTCCCTAGACTGGTAAGTACAATCGGATCTCAGCACGTCCAAAGTGGCCAGTTACAAAGTCCAACTCAGAAGAAGGTTTGACTAAATGAACAAGTATCTGCTGTTTTACCTTGGAAAAAAATCAGGGAAGTATGTGGGAGTTGATTCTAGCAGTGCTTGGCCAAGAAAGGCGGGGTGCAGTTTCAGAGGGGGCTCCACCCGTAAGCAGGACTCAGTGGGCTAGCTAGGGAACTGGAAAGGATCCGATCATTTCCTTCGTTGCTTGAGCAAAACCTGGAACCCACAGTGTCCCACGCTGAGGTAAGTGAACCTTCCAGAAATCCCTTGGAGTGACGCAGAGGTTAAGAACTCTCTCTTTCCTCTAGGCTGCTCTCTACCAGGAGCGAGGCAGGCTTGTTGGAAGGTCTTAACAACGCTACCCGCTCATGCACCCGACAGGTGGTCTGGGGAGGGTACAGAAGACTCATCCTTTGCGGAGGTACTAGGAAAGCACCGTGATGGAGTGGAGAAGCACCGCGGTGGCCCTTCCCTGAAGGCTGGATGGAATGCCACGGGAGATGCAGGGGTAGAACCATGCTCTTGGGCCAGTGCAGATCCTGGGACCTGAGGGCGGCAGGGAGGCGGCAGGGAACATCTTACTTCCACAGGCCACGTGCGCGAGGTTCCCACAATTGTCAGGCTAGTGCAGTGAACTGGGTGGGCCAACCCACGGAGGGTCCGGAGAcagctctctctctgccctctgcaCCCAGACGCAGGTCTGGTGAACAGAGGCTTCACTTGAGCTACTCAGTTGCTTGTAGCCCCTCGATGAATTTCTAACCATGTGTTAGTTCAACTTCTGGAGCCCCTAAGTCGAAGGAAAGCTTGACTGGGAGCCTACTTCCCAGCCTCACCCAAAGGGGCCAGTGGCACAAGACTACCTTAGCCTTGCAGGACTGTTGGAACCCCAGTTCCTGGTGAACCATGGTTCCTGAGCGCGTGTCCTGGTTACGGCTATTTCCACCTGATGCACGATGCAACAGGAGGGGGACCTTCTGACTTGGAGACTTGCCATTTGGTTCTGAAAATATTTGACGTCAGGCCCTTGGAAGTTTTCTCCCATGACTCTGCATTTCATCTTCTGCACTTGAGGCACACAACACCCAGGAAGTATGCGTCGGGCCTCCTAGACCCCTTCTGTACTGTTcttaaccttttcttccctcttgtccATATCCCATCGTCCACTGTTGCCTCTGGCCGTGAGATGCTTCGGTTGCCACCCAAATCACGTGCAGCGTGTCCTTGCCTCTGTGGACgatcagctcccagccctgggccGGGGAGGGACGTTGAGTGGCCCAGCCCAGGGGGGCTGCAGCATTTTCAATGTTTAAACCTGGATATAGGCTCTGTCTCCCACCAGGTGAAGAATTCTCTGTTATGTCCTCACCCTTTCTGCCCCGTATCTCCTATTGTCCAGTGCTGCTTCTAGAAATGGGGTGCTCCTGATGCCACCTGCTCACCCTGCACACCAGCTACGTgaagctggggacacagcagtgctCCAGGTCGGAGGGGCGAGCTTCCTGGACTTCCAGGCTTcaggggaagagggggagcaTCCAATGATGCTCCAAGACCCACCAGGTCTTGAGGTGCTTCTGCAACTTCCACAGGGGGTTTACACTCTCCCAGCTCCGACTGCAACATACGGACAATGATCCGGGAGTAACGGCTGGGTGGGTGCAGGGAGAGTGCGACAACGGGACCCTGGCATGAGGTGCTAGGTCAAGCAAGATGGCAGGAAACTGCTGCACGACGCAATCGCTTCCTAAGATGTGTAACCTAGATACACGTAAGCACGCTTTTAAGGCTATAAAGTGCTTCTGGCACTGCCTTAGCCGTGCCCACAAATTTTTCATGCACAGCACTTTCATTACCTTTCAGTCCTAAACATTCTCTTACATCCATTAGGGATTATTCTTTGACTCAGGtaatttagaaatgtgtttttaaatttccaaacaaGAAACTAAGTTATCTCTGAAGTTTTTTAATTGTTCTACGGCCAGATATGATGTCGGCGCTTTGAAATATGACTTGCTTTATGGACTAGGAGGTGGTCAGTTTTCACCACTGTTCCACGTGTGCTTGACGTACATACTGGTTTTTTTTGCCATATGCGAGCcgctggggcccctcccgttgcggagcacgggctccggacgcgcaggctcaacggccacggctcacaggcccagccgctccgcggcacgtgggatcctcccggaccggggcacgaacccacgtcccctgcatcggcaggcggactctcaaccactgcgccaccagggaagcccgtttttaattttttgctgcatcccgaggcatatgggatcttggttccctgaccagggatcaaacccgcaccccctgcattggaagcatagaGGCCTAACCACcagacgaccagggaagtcccggtacaCACTGTTCTTAGATACACTGTTCTGTGTGTCCATCAGATCAAGCTTACACACACTCTCGTCAAAACCTTCCCTATGCAGCTGACTTTGTCTACTTGGTGTATCAATTCCTAATGGAGATGTTAAAAATCTCCTACTTTGGTTTGTGAATTGATTTCTCCTTGTAGTGGGTCAGTTTCTGCTAGACAGACTTGAAGCTGTTCTGGTGCAGGACTGTTCTACCTTCCAGGTAATCTGCACCCCTTTCGTTACATGGcgacttttttttctctctactaCTGCCTTTTACCTTAAAGTCTTCATCTTATAATACAACCACACCAGCTTCCTCTTGGTTaccatctcttttttttgtgtgtgtggtacgcgggcctctcactgtcgtggcctctcccgttccggacgcgcaggctcagcggccacggctcacgggcctagccgctccgcggcacgtgggatgttcctggaccggggcacgaacccgcgtcccctgcatcggcaggcggactctcaacagctgcgccaccagagaagcccccatctGTTTCTTAAGTGGAGTTTAGTCGAAAGAATTTTATTAAcggttttactgaaatataatccacataccacaaaattcaTTGAGTTTTGTCCCGTGCATTCATCCTGGCTGCCGGCGGGCTTGGACTCAACTGGGCCTCTGACTGTGCACCCTCCATCGGCCTCGCTCGGTTCCAGGTTTGACTCTTTCTCTCCTGCCTCCCCCTAGATGGAGAACTGTCCACCCCGCTCCGCTGCTCTTCCTGCTAGCTCCCTAACACTGCTTCTTTTAGTGGCTACCTTAGGATTTTTAATGTGCGTTTACCTTAAACTCTAGGTTTCACCCACCTTAGAAATTAACTTCGAATAACTCAATTCCAGGCAGCCTGAGGGCGGCCCCGCCTCCTCCCAGTTCCCGAGCCCGTCAGCTCCACTTCAGCTCAGGCTTCAGGAGCTGGCTGGTttttgtccttcccaagtgagttcGGGGCAGACACAGCAGGTCCTGCTCCTGTGAACGCGGGAGAGGAAGAGGGCACCAGGGACGCGCCCCCCCCAAGACGCCCCTCCCTCGCCCCCCAGCCCGCAACTGTCAGGTAGCGTCCCGGCCTCACACGAGGAGCCTAGAGCCCGGATTTGGGTCAGCCCTGCCCCGGATCCGAAGGCTCTCCAGCACGCGACGGCGTCCGCTCGCGGCCGGGCCCGGGCAGCCGGGGCCTCAGGCCAGGCCGGCCCGCTCCAGGTCCTGGGGCAGGATGCGGCCCTTCCTGCGGGCCTTCTGCAGGCGCCGCTCGGCCCTGGCCGCCTTCTTCTTGCGCAGGTTCTGCCGCCGCCTGTCCTGCCGCCCCTGCATCCTCCCCAGCACGTGCACCGTGCGCTTCTCCCACGCGCGCCGCCGCTGCGCCCGCCGCTTCTCCTTGCGCTTCAGGGCCTCCTGCAGCAGGCGCTCGTCGTCGCGGATCTTCACGCCCTCGGCCTTGTACAGCAGGTTGGTCCACTGCATCTTGGCCTCGAGCGCCCGGGCCTGGCCCGCGTCCTGGCCCCGCAGCTCCTCCAGCCGGGCCCGCCGCGCCCGCAGGCGCCCCAGCAGCTGCCGGTAATTCCTGCCCGTCAGCGGCGTCAGGTTCCCCTTCAGCTGCCGCCTCTTCTCCTTCCTGCGCTGGGCCTTGCTGCCCGGCTCCTCCGCGCTCACCTCCACCTCGGGGGACGAGGGCGATGTGAGCTGGGCGCCGCTGCCCGCCCGCCCGGGGCCCGCGCGCCGCGGCCACCTCTGCCTGCCCGACGGCCGCGCGGCCCTCACCTTATTGAAGAGCAGCCCCGGCTGGGCCTGCGCCGCCTCGCGGGGCGCCTCGGGAGGTGGCTCGGCGGCCTGCGCCGCCTTCTCCTTCGCTCTCAGCTCGCTCCGCTTCCTCTTCTTCCGGTCGCGCTCCTGCCTCCTCCGGCGTCTTTTCTCCGAAGCGGCGGGCGACAACTCCTCGGCGCTGCCCTGCGGCGCGAAGCAGCTGCTCACTCATACGGTTTTCCCAACCGCGGGGCCCCCGGCCTGGTACCTGGAACCAGGGCAGGCAGAAGGGCCCGCCACGTGCAGCGTTGCACCTGGAGGTGAGCTGGCACCCAAAGTGCACCCGAAACGAGGACAAGGAGACCCCATGAGAACCATGCCTTCCGGACCCCAGGCAGCTACCGTCCTAGGGCCGTTCCCGAACGTGGTGCCTCTAAGCCTCCCCAATGACCCAATAAGGGACATGTGGTCCTCTGTCATTTCAGAGACAAGAACAGGGGGCTTAGCCAAGGCCACCACCCAGATCTTGGTGTTGGGTCAGAACACTGCACCTGTGCAGACCACTGCAGGGCAGACAAGCGTGCTCTGGACCACTGCAGGAAGGCAAGGCCCTCGGGCCTGTCCCAGGACAGTGCAGAAAGAAGCCAGGGGACTGTCCCCACGCAGCAGGAGGCTTGGGGGAGGGCCCCAGGAAAAGGCGGGGGGGTGGCGATGCCATCCGCGCTGAGGCTGGCTGAGGTCCCGGAGCGTCCCATGGCTGTCACCTCGGGCTGGTCACCTCATCTCACCTGGCTTACCCCACAGGGCCATCGTGCATTCAGACGGACAAATGTGCAGGAACTGTCACCCGGTGTGGGTTTGTCAGCAAAGACAGCTTCCTTGAGGGAAGAGGCTGAGCCTCTCTCCAAAGCCGCGGGACAGAAGAGCCGGAAGCTCGGCGTGGCCAGCAGGAGGGGGGCCCTGGGGACCAAGCTCCCCAGGATGACAAGAACTACACCTGACCTCCTGCAGAACAGAGCTGCCGAGGCCCTGGCAGCACCTGCTGCAGGGGAAGAAACAGGGGCtgagcccccccccgccacctgcCCCGTCAGCCCCATTACagctggcagagctggggccGACCTCAGCAAGCACCTGGGCGTATTCTCTCCGGGCAGGGTGCGGAAACCAGCACAGGACCCAGAGGTCTCCTCCACCTACCTGGCCCCGCGCCTCCCGGATCTTCTCATGCAGGCGCTGCCGCAGAACGTCCAAGGCAAATACAGAGCCAGGCTCACTGACCAGGCCATCTGCAAAGAAGCAGTCAGAGGACCAAAAGGAGACTCCGGCACCCTCCAACCTTCCCATGCCCTCCCCAAGGGCCCAGCTTCAAAGCCTGAGTCTCCATACACTGCTGCCCTCCAGTGACCACTCGTGGATCTGCACGTCAGTTCCAGTAAATTCTACCCTACCTCTTCAAGCTGGATTGGCCTCCAGGACAGGACATCCTCATGAAGTGCGGCCCAAACCCATCTCCCACTTCTTCCAACTTCTGCAGTGCCCTGCAGACCCAGAGGCAGCTCTCACAACACCACCTCAGAGACGTGAGGGCAGTAAAGCTCTTCAAGCCGAGCTGCTCCAGGGCCTCAATGGGACACGGCCTTGCCCCTCGCCACCCCAGTTACTACGTGGCCTGGACCTACTGTGCACTTCCTGAGATTCCCATCCACCCCCAGAGGCCCCGTGATCTGTCCTCTGAAAACGCGTTCTTCGGGAGGTCTCACGCTACCTGACCCGCCGTTACGAGCAGAGAGGACCACCTTTACATCCGTCCCAGATCCCAGTCGACCCTGTCCACGCCCCTCACGCGCAGGGGCCCCGGTGGAGCCGgagccctcctcctccttctccttggcTGCCACTGGCGCCCTGGCTTGAGACTTCTCCGCAGGGGCCTGGGCCTTGGGTTCTGCAGCCTTCTCCTCCCGCTCCCGGGATTTCTTCTGtgccctcttcctcttctttttgggGGGCCCAGCAGCTTCTGAGACTTGAGTTTTGCCAGCTGAAACACGAAATGAGAAAGGGCTGCCACCCCAATCCCTGTGACCCATTCAACAGGTAGGAAGGTCTTGCAAAGGCTTTGGTCCTAGAAGAATGCCAAAAGCCAATCAGGATGGGGGATATGGAGACCCTCTTCCCTTGAGCTCAGAACCACAAACTTCCTAGAAAGCAGACTAGCCACACTCATCAATACCCTGAAAAACATCCACACGCTGACCCAGCAGTCTGCTTGTGAGAACTCATTCTGGGGATGCAGCAAGATGTGGCCTCAGGATGTACATCATAACATCCTTTTTTTAGTGAAAAACTAGGAAAACCTAAATAACCATCTACAGCGACAATGATATGGCACTGCCACAAAACAAACTATGACGTACCCGACAAAAAATAATGGTAtaggctttcattttatttatttattttttgcggtacgcgggcctctcactgttgcggcctctcccgttgcggagcacaggctccggacgcgcaggctcagcggccacggctcacgggcccagccgctccgcggcacgtgggatcttcccggaccggggcacgaacccgcgtcccctgcgtcggcaggcggattctcaaccgctgcgccaccagggaagccctaggctttcATTTTAACAGATTGAGAgagaattctctggcggtccagtggttcgcactccgcgctctcactgctgagggcctgggttcaatccgtggtcggggacctaagatcccacaagtgtgtgcgggggggggggcaaaaaTGTTTACATTCTAAAAGGAGAATTGAGTACACAAAGTAGGAGCCAAATTGTTTCAGTGAGAAATACTCAGAAAAACTGTTAGAAAGACACAGATCTAACTAGTAACTGAGTGATGAAAAAATTCACTTCTTCACTTTTCTACGATGAACCTATTTTCCTTGTGTGAAAAGAAAAGGTCGTTTTCCCTCTGGCAGGTCCACGGCAGACGTTGCCACTCTCCCCGCCCCTCTGCGCCAGGGCAGGCCAGTTATTGTCTGGGTCACCTACTTGCGTATCTGCCTCCTGAGGGGACCCTTGTCACCACTGCCGTGTAAACTCCCATTAGCAGGAgccatcttcttccttccttctccccacaccaCCACCAGGCCCACAGAAATGGGCTGAAAAAGTCATTTTTTCATCATCTCATACTCGTCTTCCCACCCCGCGTGGAGAGCTGGCTAAGCCCGTTCACGATGCCCAAATGCAGAGCAACCATTGCACGGGGTCACCTCCTCCGGACCCCGGCCGAGCTGCCAGCTCGGAGGGCGCACAGCTGAATCCCTCAGACTCCCAGACGGATGACCCCAACGAGCAAGGGAAATGGCGTTGCCCTTAAGCATCCCTTACAATACTTCCCTCTAGTATTTTACAGGCTTGTTTCACGCATGTACGTCATGTACGTGTCCACCCCACCTGAAGGCTACTCAGGTGCGGTGTGGGGCACACACCGACCTCCGCCGCGGAGGGGAGTGGGGACGCTGGGCGGTGGAGGGGCGCCCCCTTCCGAAGCCCTCCCAGTCCCGGCCGGGGGGTGAGCTTTACCCGACTTGCGTTTCTGTggctcggggctgggctgggagcagATCTTCTTGGCCAGACTCTGCAGGTAGGCGTCCTTCGCGAGCAGAGAAGCCATGGCTGGAGGTTCGGGGGTCGGGCGGGGCTCGCTCCGGGGTCCTACTCGGCGGGAGGAGAGCCGGGGTGCAGCGTCCCGCGCCGGCACCGGCAGCCCCAAACACATACACTGCACCCGGCCGGCGCGACCCTCTCCCCTTCCGCTGCGCTCGCCGGGAACTGCACGTGGGCAGGCGCGGCCAGCCGAGCGCCGAGCAGCCAACGCGCGACGCTCGATTAACCAGGTGGCTCCACCGGAAGaggcgcggggggcggggcgcaAAGCATtatggggcgggggcgggggcggcgacCGCGCCCGGCGCACGGTAGGCGCTCGGTACCCGTAAGGGCGACAGGAACGGGTCCGCAGTAATTCAGTCTTCTGGGGGCTCAGACCCCAAGTGGAAGCTGGCGAGACCGCGCTCGTTCAGAAAGGACTGCGCGCCGGGCAGTTTCCAAGGCCCCGGGGTACAAGCGGCGAAGAAAACACACAGTCGTGTGTCCTCATCATTTATGTTTCAGTGGTGACTGGTAGTAAATCCAGAGTGACGTGGCGGGTCTTGGGCTGTCATTGTCCTCCGTACACTGGGATGGTGATCTCCCTCTGGGAAGGAGATAAACACGCCGGTGACAGGGCTTGGTATCGATGTCCCGGCTCTTCTGGGGTGACACCCGTCCCCCGCTTCTCAGGTGAGCCTGGCTCCAGGAACTGGGCCTAGCGTTCCACCTGGGTTGAGTCCTGAACCTCCCACTTCACTTCCCAGCTCCATGACCATGAGCACAGCCCTACAACCCCTTCCAAGCCTGTGGTCGCCCCTCCCTGAGATGCCAATAACGAGCACCGACTCGGGGTGCAACCAGCGGCACGCCGCCTAGGCCACGTGATACGCAATAATGGCAGCTTTTCATGCACTCACCAAACATTAGGGCCCTTCTAGGTCCTAGACAGCTCTTTCTAGGCAATGGAAATAAATGCGGCCATGACAAGTTGCCAAAGCCCCTGCTTGCCCAGAGCCCCCGTGGGGAGAAGGCTGACCTGGAGTCCAGTGTTGTCCAGGCAGAGCCCAGGGGCTGTTCTCCGACAGCCACGGAGACCAAGGGTGGTCCAAAACTGATTGGGGCTGAGCAAGAAAAGGAACCAACCCAAGCAAAAGGGTGGAACTGGTTTTATTCAACAGTCTCAtcacaaaaataaccaaaacgTGTGCAGCAGCGGAATTCGGAAGGACCGTGCCTGACTTCTGCAAGAGTGGGCAGCCCCCTttccccacagccctgcagggccAGTCGGCTAGTGCAGGGAGCCTCAGGGCAAGGTGGCGGGCAGAGCTCTGCACGGGGGCCTGGCCTTGGCTAAGACTGTCCGCTCTGAGCACTTGCATCCTCCATTGTAAACATCGTGCTCAGGGAAGGTCTCCCAATGCTGGGCAAACGGGACAAACTATCCTGGAAACTGCCTTCCATCCAGCCAGCCAAGAAGGTAGCAAATAAGAGGTGACGACAAGAGAAAGGATGGGCCACCCTGGCATGgctgagggtactgctttcccccaaCACTTCTAGGTGGGCTGTCTCTGGGCTAACACGGTTCCGAAATAGGCCGCGGCGGGCCCAGAGGGGAGGGAGCACTGGATTCATTCCTAAGGTCTAGGGGCCCGGGGAGAGGAGCCCTGGGAGGCTCAGGCGTGCTCCGTGGGGCCGGGGCCACCGGCGTGGGAGTGGGCAGGGGCTGCAGCCTGCAGGGGGCCAGTACTGGGCTCCGGGGACGCCGGCAGAGGGACTGAGAGGCCGGCAGCGGAGTCTGTGTCGAGGTCCAGCCTCCAGTAAGCTTCACACAGAGGCAGATCATTAGCTTCGCAAAGACTTGAGCTTTTCCACCACCAGAAACCCAGGGAGAGACAGGagcaggaagagagggaagccgggGAGGGAAAGCGAGACAGAAGCAGAGTTAAGGAAACACAGACCACACCCCAGGcctgccttcccctcctctcctcggTGCTGGCCCCTCCGTCAAGCGGCCTGGCTGAGGGCGAGGCACGGGTGGCTGCCCCTGCTTCCGGGTCCTCCAGAGAATCCGAAAGGGAGCCTTCTGGGACCAGCCACCGGCAGGCTGTGACCTCGGCTGGTCCCTTCCACGGGCCAGCCGGTGTCCCTCCTGCCCAGTGGCGTTCCTAGTCCCTGCCGCCACCTCCCGTCCCGGCTGCAGCCGCCCTCCCGCAGGGAGCTGCCAGCCTAGCCACACGCTCCCACCAGCTGCAGGAACCAGCGTCCAGGTCTCGCTATGGCCTCCTCGGTCCCGACACTTCGCAGGGCCCAAGGGCAGGGAGCCCGTCTTCCTTCTGGGTCTGGCCCTGGCTGGCACTCAGCCTGGACGGGGTGGCAGTTAGGAGCAGAGGCCCTGGTGTTGTGTGTGACCTCAAACAGGCCCCCGGCCCCTTGAACTCGGTCTGCCGTCTCTAATATGGGGACAGCGGGGCCGGCCTCTCAGGGCGAGGACGCAGGTGGAGGGCACGGCTCGCGCAGGCTGTCAAGGGGGCGACTAGAGCATGTCCCGCCCCACGCTTGTCTCGCGGGCTCCCTCCCGAGCCCTGCCCTGCCTCTCGCTCCCTCGCCTTGCTCCGGCCCTCAGCACGCTGTCTCAGAAACCATCCTGGACACAGAGCGGAGTCTCAAGGAGAGTGGAGggcaagaggcagagaaagagcaaATCGCGAGCAGAAAGCAGGGGGTGAGCGTGGAGATGGGGGAGCGGGCAGCCGGGACGCACAGGGGGGACGGGCACGGGCTGAGCGCCGGTGGCCCAGGTCGGGCCGGCCCGGCTCAGCCGAGCCCCAGCCACTTACAGGCATTTACAGACGAGGTAGGAACTCAGCATCTCGAGGCACCGGGAACAGTGGGAAGGGGACCCAGGCCGGACCAGAAACCCCCCTGGGTGAAGCAGAGCCA harbors:
- the SURF6 gene encoding surfeit locus protein 6, with amino-acid sequence MCLGLPVPARDAAPRLSSRRVGPRSEPRPTPEPPAMASLLAKDAYLQSLAKKICSQPSPEPQKRKSAGKTQVSEAAGPPKKKRKRAQKKSREREEKAAEPKAQAPAEKSQARAPVAAKEKEEEGSGSTGAPAHGLVSEPGSVFALDVLRQRLHEKIREARGQGSAEELSPAASEKRRRRRQERDRKKRKRSELRAKEKAAQAAEPPPEAPREAAQAQPGLLFNKVEVSAEEPGSKAQRRKEKRRQLKGNLTPLTGRNYRQLLGRLRARRARLEELRGQDAGQARALEAKMQWTNLLYKAEGVKIRDDERLLQEALKRKEKRRAQRRRAWEKRTVHVLGRMQGRQDRRRQNLRKKKAARAERRLQKARRKGRILPQDLERAGLA